A single Salmo trutta chromosome 14, fSalTru1.1, whole genome shotgun sequence DNA region contains:
- the LOC115208370 gene encoding E3 ubiquitin-protein ligase RNF182, with protein MNQKLEKLDLETDQCCQPLVYTVEELECKICYNRYDTRTRKPKVLGCLHRVCAKCLKKIVENSSPSIVSCPFCRHETHVPYEEIWLLQDDSNILAILTYQDRARKSGGSITPGGEVLLTPSSLNGSGGGGDGCGGDSGGDCVTTGEQSHSSSDCLVITIMEVPGESQSSDSMSMLNMVRLYRPASLASLPCNMPLQKCSAWTSRNFPSFLIGVLCLVFFSSLPLGIYLLMIQQLTLGVILVSLVPSTLVLCVFYGFCQCLCHEIMQSIAT; from the coding sequence ATGAACCAGAAGTTGGAGAAGTTGGACTTGGAGACGGACCAGTGCTGCCAGCCTCTGGTCTACACCGTGGAGGAGCTGGAGTGCAAGATTTGCTATAACCGCTACGACACACGCACCCGCAAGCCCAAGGTGCTGGGCTGCCTCCACCGCGTCTGCGCCAAATGCCTGAAGAAGATTGTGGAGAACTCGTCCCCCAGCATCGTCAGCTGCCCCTTCTGCCGCCACGAGACGCACGTGCCCTACGAGGAGATCTGGCTGCTGCAGGACGACAGCAACATTCTGGCCATCCTCACCTATCAGGACCGGGCCAGGAAGAGTGGCGGTTCCATCACCCCTGGCGGGGAGGTACTGCTCACCCCAAGCAGCCTGAACGGGAGCGGAGGTGGAGGGGACGGCTGTGGTGGTGATTCTGGGGGTGACTGCGTCACAACCGGTGAGCAGTCGCATAGCTCCTCCGACTGCCTGGTCATCACCATCATGGAGGTGCCGGGCGAATCGCAGTCATCGGACTCCATGAGCATGCTCAATATGGTGCGCCTGTACCGGCCCGCAAGCCTGGCCTCGCTGCCCTGCAACATGCCCTTGCAGAAGTGCAGCGCTTGGACCTCGCGCAACTTTCCCAGCTTCCTAATCGGTGTCCTGTGTCTGGTCTTCTTCTCGTCGCTGCCGCTGGGCATCTACCTGCTGATGATCCAGCAGCTCACCCTGGGTGTCATCCTGGTCAGCCTGGTGCCCTCCACCctagttctgtgtgtgttctacggCTTCTGTCAATGCCTTTGCCATGAGATCATGCAGTCCATAGCTACATAG